DNA from Geobacter sulfurreducens PCA:
GTCTATGACACCATCATCATCCGCGACCTCACCACCGAAGGCGCGGAGCTGTCGAACCTGGACAGCGAAGAGATGACAAAGCTTGAGGCCATGAAACCGTTGCTGGTCCGCACCGTCACCGACAGCATCGAAATGGAGCTCAAGCTGAACAAGCTGTTCAAAACCATTCAAAAGAACACCCAGCCCAAGGGCAAGGCTGTGATCCTCGAAGGAGCCTTCACCGAGTTCAATGCGGGCAATCGTGCCGTAAGGTTCTGGGTGGGCTTCGGGGCCGGCAAGACCTACCTGAAGGTGAAGGGACGGCTGATCGATGCCGAGTCGGGCA
Protein-coding regions in this window:
- a CDS encoding DUF4410 domain-containing protein gives rise to the protein MKRILVALALTFVAGFAFAADENPLPKPDVLTEETVYTSQRLSAVYDTIIIRDLTTEGAELSNLDSEEMTKLEAMKPLLVRTVTDSIEMELKLNKLFKTIQKNTQPKGKAVILEGAFTEFNAGNRAVRFWVGFGAGKTYLKVKGRLIDAESGKELATFEDRETGYRGTMTLENFADLFPHQAKSLGENIVKFIQKLY